GCAGAGCCCGGTTCATTGCTACTGGATGACCGAGGGACGCTACACGCACGCGGGGGTCAGCGTGGTGCAGGGGTCCCGCGGAACGGCCTATGTGGTCGTGCTGAGCAGTCAGCCGCAGTAGACCTGCATAAACGCGGGCTGACCTACCGCGCCGTCCAGCCCAGGTCCAGGTCCAGCACGGCGCCGGTCATGCCCCACGCGGCGGTGCTGGCGACGTAACTGGCCAGGGCGGCCACGTCCTCGGGATCCAGCAGCCGCTTGATGGCCGCGCCCTCCAGCATCACCTTTTCCTCCACATCGGCCTCGTTGAGGCCGCGCGTGCGGGCCTGATCCTTGATCTGGCCGGTAACGAGCGGCGTGCGCACGTAGCCGGGGCAGATGGCGTTGACGGTCAGGCCCTGCTCGCCCGCCTCCAGCGCGGCCGTGCGGGTCAGGCCGATCAGTCCGTGCTTGGCACTGATGTAGGCGCTCTTGAACGGGCTGGCGACATGTCCGTGGATGCTGGCGATGTTGATGATGCGGCCCTGCCCCGAGCGCGTCAGGTGGGCCCAGGCATACCGGGACAGCAAGAAGGGCGCGGTCAGCATGACGTGCAGCATGGTGTCCCAGGTGTCTTCGGGAAATTCGGCCAGCGGCGCGATGTGCTGGAATCCGGCATTGTTCACGAGCACGTCCAGGCTGCCCAGTGCGGCCACCGTGTCGTCTATCGCCCGGCGGCAGTCCTCACGGCGCGACAGATCGGCCCCGATGAAGGTCAGTCCGTGGCTCTCGGCGACTTCCCGGGCCTGGGGCCGGTCCAGGTCCAGCACAGCCACCCGCATGCCGTCTTTCTGCAGGCGCCGCGCGATGGCGAGGCCGATGCCGCTGGCACCGCCCGTGACCAGGGCGGTGCGGTGTTCTGGGGTGTCGTTGTGTGGGGCTGTCATGCCCGGAGTGTAGGGCCAGGGCGTTACGCGGGCATTCTGGCTTCCCCTATGCTCAGCGCCCGTTCTCTGCCAGGGCCCGCGTCTCGGGCAGTGGACTCAATCCCAGGTCGGCCAGGTCGGCCTGAAGCCGGGTGTACACGCGGTGGGCCGCCGCGGCGTTGCCCCGCGCGTGCCACGCACGCATCAGCGCGTGGGCGGCGGGTTCGTGGGCCGGGTCAAGGTCCAGGGCACGCTCGGCGGCGCGCACTGCCCGCAGGGGCTGCCCGGCGAGCAGGGCGCAGTCGGCCTCGGCGACCAGGGCCTCGGGCAGGCGCGTGGCGTGGTGCCGGGCCTCGTGCTGCATGGCGTCCAGATCCGAGTCGGCCACCCGGCCGGGCAAGGCCAGCAGCGTCTCAAGACGCCCGGGATCCCCGGTGGGGGCGTCCAGCACGCGCCGGGCGGCATGCAGGTCCACGTGCAGGTCGGGGCCGCAGCGCAGGCGCAGCCACTCGCCGCGTTCCAGGAAGGTGCCGCTGGCCGCGCCCTCCTCCAGCACCTGCCCCAGTGCGTGCAGCGTGACGCGGAAGTTGCGCTCGCCCACGCCGGGTTCGGCCCCCGGAAACAGCGCTTCCTGGGCGACCTCGCGGGCCACGCCTTCCGGATGGACGGCGAGCAGGGCAAGCAGGTCGCGCGCCCGGGCCCGGCCCCATTCCCGCGGGCGGTCCTCGTGGCTGCGCGTGACGGCCACGCGCCCCAGCACCGAGACCTGCACCCCGAAGCCGGGGGTCTCGTCGGGATGGGGCATGTCGGCGTAGCCCAGTTCCCGCGCGGCGGGAGCAAGGTCAGCACAGACATCCGGGTGAAGCTGCGCCAGACGTGCGAGCAGCCGCGCCCGGCCCGACGGATGGGGCAGCGGTGAGAACAGGCTGTGCCGGGCCAGCAGAAAGGGGTAGCGCACGGCGGCCTGGGCCGCGGCCTGGCTGTCGCTGCCATCTGCAGCGAAGCGGGCCAGCGCCACACAGGCCAGCCCGAAGGCGTCGCCGCAGGCGTGGAAGGCCTCAAAGGCGGCGCTCAGACCCGGGCCGTCAAGGTCGCCCGCCTCCTGCACTCCCAGCGCCGCCGCCAGATGCAGCAGGGCCGTCATGTAGCCGTCCCCGTTGACCTGGGCCAGCGCCTCGGCCTTCAGCGTTCGGGCGCGCGCCGGGTCGCCCGCGCGGCCGGCCAGCGCAGCCAGTCCCATCAGCGGCTCGACGCGCAGGCGGCCCGCGACGTCCTGCGCCCGGGCCAGCGCGTCCTCATAGGCCGCCGCCGCGCCTTCCGTGTCGCCGGCGGTCAGTCGGGCGTGACCCAGGCGGGCCAGCGCCAGCCCGCACACGAAAGGACTTTCCAGCCGCTCGCCCTCGGCGAGCCCGGCGTGGGCGTACCCGGCGGCCGCCTGCGCCTCGCCCTGCAGGGCCGCCACAAACGAGGCGAGCAGCAGGCCCTCGCGGTGGTTCTGGGCCGCACGTGTGCCGCCGGCCTCACCCCGCGCCGCCGCGTCGGCCAGCGCTCTGGCCTGCTCCAGGGCCCCTGAGCGCAGGGCGAAGCGCGCTCCACGGGCCAGTTCCGGTTCCAGGGCCAGCGCCTCGGCCAGCCGCCCGGCATTCAGTAGGTTCTCGGCCCGCATGCGCTGCACGGGTGCGGGGTCGGGGGCCAGCGTTCCGGCCACTTCCAGCGCAGCCCAGGTCGCGTCGGGCTGAACGGTGTCCAGCGCCACCTGAATCTGCCCCAGCGCGCGCAGCAGCGGAGTGGCCCGCGCGTACTCGCCGAGCGCCTCGGCATACCGTGACGACAGCCGCAGGGCGTCTCCGGCCAGGGCGTGCAGTTCGGGCGTCCACGCGGCGCGCGGCAGGCGGCCCAGGCTGCGCTCGATCAGGCCGGTGCGCCCCTGCGCCAGCCAGCCGGTGCCGTGCCCGGAGAGCAGCGCCGCCGCGCGTCCCACGTTGCCCGAGAGCAGATGCGCCTCCAGGGCCCGGCGGGGCCGGCCCATGCGCTCAAAGTAAGCGGCTCCGCGGGCAGCGAGGCGCTGCACCTCGTCGCGGGGCAGCCCGGCGCGCAGGTGGGCGCGCAGCAGCGGATGGGCGCGGTAGACGGCCTCCCCGGCCCGCGTCAGGAAGGTGCCGCCCGAGAGCGCTTCGAGAAGCCGGTCTCCATCCGGCTCGCCAAGCACCTCACGTGCCAGCTCTGGCGTTAGTTCCTCGAACACGCTGCCGCGCGTGAGCAGCTCCCTGAGCGCGGGTTCCAGCGGCCCCAGCACCTCGCGCGCCAGATAGGTGAACAGGGTGCCCAGTTGCGCCTCACCGCCGTCCAGATCGGCCATCTCGGCCAGCCGCACGCGCCCCTGGGCCACCGCCTGGCCCAGAAAGCGCACCGCGATGGGCCAGCCCTCGGTGACCACATGCGCCAGCCGCAGCTCCGGCCCGCTGGGATTCAGGCCTGCGGCGCGCAGCAGTTCGCCGACCTCCTGTCGGGTAAAGGCCA
Above is a genomic segment from Deinococcus aerophilus containing:
- a CDS encoding 3-hydroxybutyrate dehydrogenase, producing MTAPHNDTPEHRTALVTGGASGIGLAIARRLQKDGMRVAVLDLDRPQAREVAESHGLTFIGADLSRREDCRRAIDDTVAALGSLDVLVNNAGFQHIAPLAEFPEDTWDTMLHVMLTAPFLLSRYAWAHLTRSGQGRIINIASIHGHVASPFKSAYISAKHGLIGLTRTAALEAGEQGLTVNAICPGYVRTPLVTGQIKDQARTRGLNEADVEEKVMLEGAAIKRLLDPEDVAALASYVASTAAWGMTGAVLDLDLGWTAR
- a CDS encoding BTAD domain-containing putative transcriptional regulator, which translates into the protein MTVSWRDLTSRRRARVPAVRGVLARPRLQAALDAARVLVLVAPAGYGKTTALAGSMAGSTHAWLTLDADDGDPQVLAAGLALAAEGLPGGAAVAELLDAGASPRRVAARLADVLDACGGLLVLDEAQHLGGAPVSDVLRELLGGGLPGVNAGRLALLARVPPALPELARLEAAGEVVRLGAAELAFTRQEVGELLRAAGLNPSGPELRLAHVVTEGWPIAVRFLGQAVAQGRVRLAEMADLDGGEAQLGTLFTYLAREVLGPLEPALRELLTRGSVFEELTPELAREVLGEPDGDRLLEALSGGTFLTRAGEAVYRAHPLLRAHLRAGLPRDEVQRLAARGAAYFERMGRPRRALEAHLLSGNVGRAAALLSGHGTGWLAQGRTGLIERSLGRLPRAAWTPELHALAGDALRLSSRYAEALGEYARATPLLRALGQIQVALDTVQPDATWAALEVAGTLAPDPAPVQRMRAENLLNAGRLAEALALEPELARGARFALRSGALEQARALADAAARGEAGGTRAAQNHREGLLLASFVAALQGEAQAAAGYAHAGLAEGERLESPFVCGLALARLGHARLTAGDTEGAAAAYEDALARAQDVAGRLRVEPLMGLAALAGRAGDPARARTLKAEALAQVNGDGYMTALLHLAAALGVQEAGDLDGPGLSAAFEAFHACGDAFGLACVALARFAADGSDSQAAAQAAVRYPFLLARHSLFSPLPHPSGRARLLARLAQLHPDVCADLAPAARELGYADMPHPDETPGFGVQVSVLGRVAVTRSHEDRPREWGRARARDLLALLAVHPEGVAREVAQEALFPGAEPGVGERNFRVTLHALGQVLEEGAASGTFLERGEWLRLRCGPDLHVDLHAARRVLDAPTGDPGRLETLLALPGRVADSDLDAMQHEARHHATRLPEALVAEADCALLAGQPLRAVRAAERALDLDPAHEPAAHALMRAWHARGNAAAAHRVYTRLQADLADLGLSPLPETRALAENGR